One region of Geovibrio ferrireducens genomic DNA includes:
- a CDS encoding arsenite methyltransferase produces MSQSGKDGIRAAVRNNYRKFAVAEPAGCGCETESCCGSGKTADAESISVVLGYSAEELASIPKSANLGLGCGNPIAEAELKTGETVLDLGSGGGIDCFLAARAVGTDGQVIGVDMTPEMISKARKTAGENGFGNVDFRLGEIENLPAGDSTVDVIISNCVINLSPDKEKVFRECFRVLKKGGRIAVSDIVATAELPEEVKNNLAMYTGCMAGAAHIGKLEEMMRRSGFSSINITPKDESREFISEWSPGSSIEDYVVSAVIKAVKQ; encoded by the coding sequence ATGAGCCAAAGCGGTAAAGACGGAATAAGAGCAGCAGTGAGAAATAATTACAGAAAATTTGCCGTAGCGGAGCCGGCCGGGTGCGGATGCGAGACTGAATCATGCTGCGGCAGCGGAAAAACTGCGGACGCAGAATCAATTTCCGTTGTCCTCGGCTACTCCGCTGAAGAGCTGGCATCCATTCCGAAAAGCGCCAATCTTGGATTGGGCTGCGGCAATCCCATAGCCGAAGCGGAGCTGAAAACAGGTGAAACCGTTCTGGACTTAGGCAGCGGAGGGGGTATTGACTGCTTTCTCGCCGCCAGAGCCGTAGGCACGGACGGGCAGGTGATAGGTGTGGACATGACGCCTGAGATGATAAGCAAGGCACGCAAAACAGCGGGGGAAAACGGCTTCGGCAATGTTGATTTCCGTCTGGGCGAGATTGAAAACCTACCCGCAGGGGACTCCACAGTTGATGTAATAATCTCCAACTGCGTAATAAACCTTTCGCCTGATAAGGAAAAAGTTTTCAGGGAATGCTTCCGTGTTCTGAAAAAAGGCGGGAGAATCGCCGTTTCGGACATAGTGGCAACAGCCGAACTGCCGGAAGAGGTTAAAAATAATCTTGCGATGTACACCGGCTGCATGGCAGGGGCAGCCCACATCGGCAAGCTTGAGGAAATGATGCGCAGAAGCGGGTTCAGCAGCATAAATATAACGCCAAAGGATGAAAGCCGTGAGTTTATCTCAGAGTGGTCTCCGGGCAGCAGCATAGAAGACTATGTGGTATCCGCAGTGATTAAAGCCGTTAAACAATAA
- the arsB gene encoding ACR3 family arsenite efflux transporter encodes MSNVNCADERRMTSIFEKYLTLWVALCIIGGIALGKIAPELAKTLDGMSINVSGTPVVSLPIAVCLFFMMYPIMVKIDFEKVIRAGRSGRPVFLTLFINWCVKPFTMYIIALVFLGFLFRGFIGAEAVDLVKMPFGLDLPVGSTHGAGTVVLADGVKMLEIPLWRSYFAGCILLGIAPCTAMVLVWGYLSRGNDGLTLVMVAINSLTMLVLYGILGGFLLGVGKLPVPWQALLLSVGVYVALPLVAGYFSRKLIISAKGEEWFREKFLHLLTPVTIGALLLTLVLLFSFKGEVILANPLTILWISVPLFIQTVFIFALGYIGAKMLKLKYEDAAPAAMIGASNHFEVAIATAVMLFGLSSGAALATVVGVLIEVPVMLMLVGICKRTASWFEA; translated from the coding sequence ATGAGCAATGTAAACTGCGCCGATGAACGCAGAATGACAAGCATATTTGAAAAATACCTTACCCTCTGGGTCGCCCTCTGCATAATCGGCGGCATAGCCCTCGGCAAGATCGCCCCTGAACTGGCGAAAACTCTGGACGGGATGTCAATCAATGTGAGCGGCACTCCGGTTGTGTCACTGCCGATTGCAGTATGCCTTTTCTTTATGATGTACCCGATTATGGTTAAAATTGATTTTGAAAAGGTAATCAGAGCGGGCAGAAGCGGCAGACCTGTATTTCTCACCCTCTTTATAAACTGGTGCGTAAAACCATTCACAATGTACATTATCGCCCTTGTATTTTTAGGCTTTCTGTTCAGGGGCTTCATAGGTGCTGAGGCGGTGGATCTGGTTAAAATGCCCTTCGGGCTTGACCTTCCCGTGGGCAGTACGCACGGAGCGGGCACAGTGGTTCTTGCTGACGGAGTCAAAATGCTTGAGATACCCCTCTGGCGGAGCTATTTCGCAGGATGCATTCTTCTGGGTATTGCCCCCTGCACGGCGATGGTTCTGGTGTGGGGCTACCTTTCAAGGGGAAATGATGGGCTCACCCTTGTCATGGTCGCAATAAATTCTCTCACAATGCTTGTGCTTTACGGAATCCTCGGCGGATTCCTCCTCGGCGTGGGCAAGCTTCCCGTTCCGTGGCAGGCACTTCTGCTTTCAGTCGGCGTTTATGTGGCACTGCCTCTTGTCGCGGGTTATTTTTCCAGAAAGCTGATAATCAGCGCAAAAGGTGAGGAGTGGTTCAGGGAAAAGTTTCTCCACCTGCTCACTCCGGTAACAATCGGCGCTCTCCTGCTCACCCTTGTGCTGCTTTTCAGCTTCAAGGGGGAGGTTATACTCGCCAACCCGCTGACGATCCTGTGGATCTCAGTTCCGCTGTTCATTCAGACAGTTTTTATCTTCGCCCTTGGCTACATCGGAGCGAAGATGCTTAAGCTTAAATATGAGGATGCGGCTCCGGCAGCGATGATCGGCGCATCAAACCATTTTGAGGTTGCAATAGCCACAGCGGTAATGCTGTTCGGGCTCTCTTCCGGAGCGGCTCTTGCCACTGTTGTCGGAGTGCTTATCGAGGTTCCGGTGATGCTTATGCTGGTCGGGATATGCAAACGGACAGCATCATGGTTTGAGGCATAA
- a CDS encoding 4Fe-4S binding protein — MKRIKFSKIRYYVLMAAIIAVVLADAGDFGLGTFCGMCPVGFLEVWAASKNVPWGMLSAVLIFLVAAYILGRVFCSWFCPTAFTVKTFNTAPKTVSGRAGSFSYAVLGVSVAASFFAGFPVFCLICPIGLFFGFIFAVLKVTHVFEPGITLLVFPLIIIAELILFRKWCSAVCPVSALITLVSRIPGVKLRLRVNRETCLLSQETPCGLCSENCSEKIKVTEGGKHFFEKCTSCMECADNCPTKSISFAVNRKKAAENRRR, encoded by the coding sequence TTGAAAAGAATAAAATTTTCCAAAATAAGATACTATGTGCTGATGGCAGCCATTATTGCTGTTGTATTGGCTGATGCCGGCGATTTCGGGCTGGGCACGTTCTGCGGTATGTGCCCGGTCGGCTTTCTTGAAGTATGGGCAGCCTCAAAAAACGTTCCATGGGGCATGCTGTCAGCCGTGCTGATTTTTCTTGTCGCAGCTTACATATTGGGGAGAGTCTTTTGCTCATGGTTCTGCCCCACTGCTTTTACCGTCAAAACCTTTAATACTGCTCCCAAAACAGTATCTGGCCGGGCGGGGAGTTTTTCCTATGCTGTTCTCGGAGTGTCTGTTGCAGCCTCATTTTTCGCAGGGTTTCCGGTATTCTGTCTCATTTGCCCCATCGGGCTTTTTTTCGGGTTTATTTTCGCAGTGCTTAAAGTTACGCATGTTTTTGAACCGGGTATAACGCTTCTGGTTTTTCCTCTGATTATAATTGCAGAGCTGATTCTTTTCCGGAAATGGTGCTCCGCCGTCTGCCCTGTGTCAGCATTGATTACCCTTGTGTCAAGAATACCCGGCGTGAAACTGAGGCTGAGAGTGAACAGGGAAACCTGTCTGCTCAGTCAGGAAACGCCATGCGGACTGTGCTCTGAGAATTGCAGTGAAAAAATCAAAGTAACCGAAGGCGGCAAACATTTTTTCGAAAAATGCACAAGCTGCATGGAGTGCGCGGACAACTGCCCGACAAAATCAATATCATTTGCGGTGAACAGGAAAAAGGCGGCAGAGAACCGCCGCCGCTGA
- a CDS encoding 4Fe-4S dicluster domain-containing protein translates to MIFTRRNFIKTAVISLLSPAEVFAGNESVSPLRPPGALPENEFLSKCIRCQKCLQVCPTKVLVPTSLSHGIIAVNTPAVSFRRGYCNSCLKCAEVCPTGALVPVTKETLDIGTAAIIEKDCVAWDWTGCTVCVDNCPLKAIYLDGHKRPVVIPEKCNGCGICELKCPSPSLRASIQGKGIIVIKRPSGVPPRNAGSDEAGKGQES, encoded by the coding sequence ATGATTTTTACGAGAAGAAATTTCATAAAAACAGCCGTAATATCGCTTTTATCTCCGGCTGAGGTATTTGCGGGGAATGAGTCAGTTTCTCCGCTGAGACCTCCCGGAGCTCTGCCCGAAAATGAATTTCTTTCAAAATGTATCAGGTGTCAGAAATGCCTTCAGGTATGCCCGACTAAGGTTCTTGTTCCCACATCTCTCAGCCACGGAATTATTGCCGTTAATACTCCTGCTGTGTCTTTCAGGCGAGGGTACTGCAACTCGTGCCTGAAATGCGCCGAAGTCTGCCCTACAGGGGCTCTTGTGCCTGTGACAAAGGAGACTCTGGATATAGGAACTGCGGCAATAATTGAGAAGGACTGCGTAGCCTGGGACTGGACAGGCTGTACAGTGTGCGTGGATAACTGCCCGCTCAAGGCGATATATCTCGATGGACACAAACGCCCTGTTGTTATTCCTGAAAAATGCAACGGATGCGGTATATGCGAGCTGAAATGCCCTTCTCCGTCACTGAGAGCATCCATTCAGGGGAAAGGGATTATTGTAATTAAAAGACCGTCAGGCGTTCCGCCGAGAAATGCGGGTTCCGACGAAGCGGGAAAGGGTCAAGAGTCTTGA
- a CDS encoding TorD/DmsD family molecular chaperone produces the protein MSNLAAYSEIISNRENMYLFLTNIYKTEVTDSFYNIIKNLDFSSEPQNELSGGYERILGFCRTDWHDPVTDLAVDYARIFLGAGVVETAQSAFPYESVYTSEKRLIMQEARDEVLALYRKYGLGVSSKYNIPEDHLALELEFMAHLCGLVRQSAENGDFKKTVSLLREQREFIEKHLMRWVPAFCNDIGRIASTEFYRGAAELTVSFLNMDAEIVSDLLVNFQHEQEG, from the coding sequence ATGAGCAATTTGGCAGCTTATTCAGAAATAATTTCAAACAGGGAGAATATGTACCTGTTTCTTACCAACATTTATAAAACGGAAGTAACCGACAGCTTTTATAATATCATAAAGAATCTGGATTTCTCATCAGAGCCTCAGAATGAGCTTTCCGGCGGATATGAAAGGATTCTGGGCTTCTGCCGTACCGACTGGCATGACCCAGTTACAGATCTCGCGGTGGACTATGCGAGGATTTTTCTGGGAGCAGGGGTAGTGGAGACCGCGCAGAGCGCCTTTCCTTACGAATCTGTTTATACAAGCGAAAAACGTCTGATAATGCAGGAAGCCAGAGACGAAGTTCTGGCTTTATACCGCAAATACGGGCTCGGAGTGAGCAGCAAGTATAATATTCCGGAAGATCATCTGGCTCTGGAGCTTGAGTTTATGGCTCATCTGTGCGGTCTTGTCAGGCAGTCGGCCGAAAACGGTGATTTCAAAAAGACCGTGAGCCTTCTCAGGGAGCAGAGAGAATTTATCGAGAAGCATCTTATGAGGTGGGTTCCCGCTTTCTGTAATGATATTGGCAGAATTGCGTCCACAGAGTTCTATCGCGGAGCGGCTGAACTCACTGTTTCTTTCCTGAATATGGATGCTGAAATCGTCAGTGATCTGCTGGTGAACTTCCAGCATGAACAGGAAGGATAA
- a CDS encoding 4Fe-4S dicluster domain-containing protein encodes MKKKSMLIDLDRCIGCFSCEVACKNENNIDLGIQWNKVFTIGPTGVFPDLEMYFLPSLCQACDSAPCVAVCPTGASHVNAEGVILVDHQKCIGCMACITACPYKARSFNTKSAVVEKCTLCDHLKAPDKPACVKACCAKARFVGDFDDPGGEIQQRIKKAGEKNVHALPDAGNSPTMRYILSEKTAKWHDRKTWVFFPEKN; translated from the coding sequence ATGAAAAAGAAATCTATGCTGATAGACCTTGACCGCTGCATCGGCTGCTTTTCCTGCGAAGTTGCATGCAAAAACGAAAACAATATCGATCTGGGAATCCAGTGGAACAAGGTTTTCACGATCGGCCCCACAGGAGTATTTCCCGATCTGGAAATGTATTTTCTGCCGTCCTTGTGTCAGGCGTGCGATTCCGCTCCCTGCGTGGCGGTATGCCCCACCGGAGCCTCGCATGTTAATGCGGAGGGTGTGATTCTTGTGGATCACCAGAAATGTATAGGATGCATGGCCTGCATCACCGCCTGCCCGTATAAAGCCCGTTCTTTCAATACGAAAAGCGCAGTTGTGGAAAAATGTACTCTCTGCGATCACCTGAAGGCTCCGGATAAGCCGGCGTGTGTTAAGGCATGCTGCGCTAAAGCCAGATTTGTCGGTGATTTTGACGATCCCGGAGGAGAGATACAGCAGAGGATCAAAAAAGCCGGAGAGAAAAATGTTCATGCTCTGCCGGATGCAGGAAACAGCCCGACCATGCGGTATATTCTCAGTGAAAAAACCGCAAAATGGCATGACAGAAAGACATGGGTATTCTTCCCTGAGAAAAACTGA